DNA sequence from the Prolixibacter sp. SD074 genome:
TTATCAGGCTTTCTTGTTTTTTGTCATATCAATTCAAAATAGCGTAAAATGTGATAGGTTATTTTTTTGATAAATATTGTACCAGCCGTTTTTCAGCAAATTCAGGAGGCATATGTCCCCTTGTAAAATTGTAGTAAAAATCGAAACCCCATTTCATCATAAAAGCTATCATGCCATTGAGGGTTTCGTCACGTTTCCCTCCGTACAATACATTTGAATAAATCATCGTAGCCTGCAAATTGGAGCGTTCCATAACACATAATATAGCAGGATCAAAAGCAGGTATTTCTACTTTCTTTCCCAAATCAGCAGCTATGGTTTTTGCAGCAATTTCTGCCTGGATAACGGCTATATGGCCAAGCTTTGGGACGGACAAAGCAGTGGCATCGCCTGCGGCAAAAATATTATTGAAATCCAGGTGCCGCATTTGTTTGTCTGTAGGGATAAAGCCAGCATCATCGGTTAAACCTGATTCTTCAAGAAATGCATAGGGTTTGTATTGAGGGAGGATGATTGGCAATGCGCACAATTCGCTGGTGCCGTCTTCAAAATAGATACGTTTTTCATCAATTTTTGAAACAATTTTCCCGGTCATCAAACCAATCCCTTCTTTTTTCATAATAGCCCCTACATCATTTCGCACGGCATCTCCTACATCTTCAAAAAATATTTTTGCCGGGCTAAATGCGGTTATCGGACTAGATTCGACTAAGCCTTTTTTCGTCAAAAATTCCTGTAGCATAAACATTACTTCGCCTACCGGGCCTTCGCAAGGAGCTAATAATTTGGGAGCATCAATACGGGTCCCTGATTTGTAGGGCATGGAGCCGATAAAAACAGGTCCGCCTTTAAACTTTTGCAACCGCCTGTACAAGCGTGGTGCTTGAACATCATCGCATACGGAGTAACCAAATTCAGTAAATCCTTCAATGCCGGAATAATGCTTTTCAACCCCAGTCGCCAAAATCAAATAATCATATTCTTCAATTCCGCCTTCGCTCAAAAATACTTTTTGATTTTTAGCATCAATTTTTTTTACTGTTTCCTGAATGAGATTATAACCATCTTGTTTAACAGCTTTTTTCATTAAAAACCGGGCATGTTCTATCGATTCGCCTTTTATAGCCACATCAGGAAGTCGTGGCTTGTTTAAGGTGTTTGCCCGATAGTCAATTAGAATTACCTCAACTTCGTGACCCAACTGCTTTTTTAGCGCATGCATAGCGGTAATTCCTCCAAAACCACCACCGATAATGATAATTCTTTTTTTCATTTTAAGTTTTCCTTTTGTGTGCTACTTATTTTTTAATTTTTATTGGCTACAACGGCTACGTATATGAAACGTTTGGCGTTTCGTGCTTTGTTTTCATCAATTATTCAAGACCTTTAATAATTGGTTTTTAAATACTACTTTAAAATTCCTGAGCGCTATAAATGTCACTCAGGAATTATTGTCACTGATTAACTCAGAATTTCTTCAATTGTAATATAATCGCCAACATGACCAGCCATTTTTTCTGCATCGGTTTGAACCGGAAGCGTTTTTTTACCAGGTCTCCAGCCTGCGGGACAAACCTCTCCGGTTTTAGAGGCATGTTGCCAAGCTTGCACTTGTCTTAAAAACTCATTTACATTTCTTCCAACTGAATCAGCCTGAACTTCCTGAGCTACACAAATTCCGTCAGGATTAAAAAGAAATCTACCTCTTAATGCCACGCCTTCTTCTTCAACCAATACTCCAAATGCGCGGCTTACTTCTTGGTTTGAATCAGCACCCATTGTTAATTTCAATCCTTTTAGTAGTGGTTCGGTTTCTGCAAATCTTTTGTGTGAAAATTTTGAATCAACCGAAACTGCAAGTATTTCAGTATTTAATTTCTGAAACTCATCATATTTTGCATTCATTGCTGCAATTTCGGTCGGGCAAACAAATGTAAAGTCAGCAGGGTAGAAACAGATTACCGCCCATTTCCCTTTATAATCGTCACTTGAAACTTCTTTAAAATGACCTGTTTTTGCGTCATACGCATCCATTGTAAATTTTGGCATTTCTTGCCTTACCATTGTTGAACCCATAATTTTTCCCTCCTGTTGTGCTTGATTTAATAATTCATTGATTTCTACAACCTTTTTTCTTGGTTTAACGCCATTAGCACATCCCATAATTTGTCCTCCTTTAATTTAAATTTACATTCTGATTTTTTTCCATTCTTCTTTCATTCGGGCAATGTCGTTAATCCAGTCTTCGATGTCATTTTCGTGTTCAAGCTCCTCGTTAAGAACCTGAACAGCCATTTGATACGTTGAATGGTCTTTACCTTCTGTGAAATCTGCAATTTCCTGATACCTTTGAATTGCACATCTTTCACCTTTTAAGTTTTGTTCCAAAATCACTTCGATGTACGGGTCAGACGGCTCATCATAAGAGCAACGGGCTAGTTTTGTCCATTCGTTAGGATTTATTACAGGTGTACCACCTAATTGAATAATCCTGTTAACAACTAACACAGCATGACCTAATTCCTGATCTGCATGAAGTAATAGTTCCGGCTCTACTTCGCTTCGCATTGGACCTTCCATTAACCTTGCACCCATCCAATATTGGTAATATGCAAGCCATTCTTCCGAAAGTGCTGCGTTCAGCATCTTAATAAGTTCATCCACATCAACAGACGAGATTTTAATTCCTTGTTTTCCCATAATTTTTCCTCCTTTAATTTAAATTCTACTTAAGTTTATTTATTGGTTTATATCAAAACGGCCTGCATTCCTTACTTTAACCCAAGTGTTTACAAAATCTTTCACAAATTTTTCTTTGTTGTCGTCTTGTGCGTAAACTTCGGCATAAGCGCGTAATATTGAATTAGGACCAAAAACTAAATCGACTCCCGTGGCTGTCCATTTAACTTTCCCGGTTTTCTTTTCTCTCATCATTGTATAGATTTTCAGAAACAGGTTCCCCGATGTAACTCATGTCGGTAAGATTTACAAAAAAGTCGTTGCTTAAAAACTCCTTCTCTTTCGGTAAAAACACCGTGTTTTGTTTCTCTATGATTGGTTTTGGTAACCTGTTGGTGCAGAATGTCTAAATTCAGCGCATTTGGCCACCAACTCATTACAGAATTTTCTGATTCTGTGTTTGCCCCATGCATTACAGGGCATTTTCCTTTTTCTGAATTATTTTCTATAAATAAATTCTCTCTTAAGATAATCATTCTCTTCGAATAAGTCAATTATTTCGTTTTCCAATACCTTTCATTTTGTTGTGAAATCGGTCGTCTTATTTTTGTTTAGCATGAACGCTAACGGCCGGCGGCATGAAACCGTTTGGGATTGCGGAGATACTTTACTATCAAGGTACAATGAACTTGATACGTGGTAGAATGTTTGAATAACCATTTCGCTCCAATGTTTTATATCCGCGTATTGAACGAAACCAAAATATAGATATCGCGTTCTTGAAGGCCTGGTCAGGGAATGGCTTCTGAACGACACCCCAATGTTACTGGAGTGGAAATCAAGTGAAATATCAAGACGAGCAAGAATGTCTCGAAAAGCAATAGCGGTTCAACTTTAACCGCTTATAGGGGCCTATTTAAAGTCCACCTTTTTTGAGGGTGGATTCTTTAATTTTATACCACTACAGTTTCAGCCACATCATCATCGCCATCATGATTCTTCCAGGTAAACATGTGCCTGGTGAGTTTTTTATATATTGGTAGATACAAGAGGACGATAAGCACAATAACAGCTGCTATGCAAATTAAGCCCAACAATTCTTTTGTTGCTGCAAGCGTCGCCTGTGTTTTAAACAATTTATAGGCAGCCATTGTATCGTTGCCCGAAACGTGGGCATCGCGTAAGTTCGAGATAAACAAGGCGTCACTACCATCTGTCCACGAAGCGAGGCGGGCCATTAACTGTGTAGGACGATAATACATCCAATTGGAATAGAGGCTTCCAAAAACCACTGAGGTAAAAAAACTGCGCACAAAAATAAAAATAAGGATAATGGTTCTATAATGTTCTTTCAGGCTCATTGCCAGATATAAACCTACCGTTATGTATGACACCATAATTGCTATTGCTCTCAGCACCATAGGTGCAAACATCATTGAGACAGAAGTTTGCTGATCGATAATCGAATAAAACCTATAGGCAGCACTTAGATAGCAGAGTATGGCCAAAATAAGCATATTCTTGAAATTATTATATTTTCGATAATACAGGAAGCAAATAAGGGCCCCCATAACGTAACCATAAATCGAATAAGTATTCACATGAGCACGCTCTATCGGATTGTTTTGAAAGGCAATATTCTCCCATGCGCTAAGTGGTGTACTCATCGAATAAAAAATACCAAAAACAAAAATAATGATTAGCCCAACACGGACATTACGCTCTTTGAGAATGGGGAAGTTCAATAATCTTATTTTAGGATCCAAAATGATGTGTTGCAACATTAAGGCAGACAAACAAAAAACCAGTGCGATGAGGGCTATTATTATGCGTGGCGAGTGAAACCATGCCAGGGTTTTTCCATAGGTTAGCACATATACAAAAGAGAGCATCCATCCTGCCATCATTAAAAAACCAAACCAATCGAATTTCCACATTGGAATACGTCGGTGTCTTGATTTATAGGGGATGAGCAGGATGACGATGAAAAGAATGAGAAAAAGCAAAATATTGGCAATATGTAATGATTGGTGCCACCCAAATTTACTGGCAAGAATTGTTTGCGTATAATTAGAAAGGGGACTCGTTGCAAAACTGATGGGATAATATACTGCATATAGTTGATATCGCTGCCCTTGAGGCATTAATATCGGCATCAGATTGATTATGATTATCATGGAGCCTAACAGCCTGACGCATCCTATAATAAAACTCATTGAAACGATGACTGCAGGGCTATCCGTTTTCGATAAAATATAGTTGAAACAGATTAATAGAATGCTAATTCCAATAAGCATCTCTTTGATATTGAGGTAGCTTCTAAGTTTTGAAAAAACAGCATAAGACATTGCAATTCCTGCAGTGTAGGAATAGATGATCATCGTTGAGATCGTGGGATCGATGGCTAAATCTGGAATCATGTAGCTAAGGGCTATTGATGCACCTGAGGTAAAGCTCATACATATTCCCATGAATATTAAAATCCATATGTCAAGCCTGGGGCTTACCCAATTATAAAACAATCTTTCGCGCATAGTATCTTTAATGTATAAAGTGCTCGGTTGCAACTAATGTTGAGCTGTAAGCTGGACATTCATACCTGCCTTTATTTTATTGAGGTATTCCTGTTTATTATTGTCAGTGAAAACAATCTTGACCGGAATACGTTGTTGTACTTTAATAAAGTTGCCTGTTGAATTATCAACCGGAACAACTGAATATTTACTTCCAGTTGCCCCCGAAATAGCAACTACCTTGCCTTCGAAAGTAACATCCTTGATGGCATCGACCGATATACGCATCAGTTGACCCACATAGATATGCCCAATTTGAGATTCGGTATAGTTGGCTGTTACCCATTTGCTATTGGCCTGAACGATACTCACGAGCAATTGCCCTGGTTGAAGTAATTGACCGATGGTAATTTTACGCCGGCCCACTATCCCATCGAAAGGGGCAGTTATATAACAATACGACAAGTTGAGCCTTGCCATATCAACCTGTGCTTGTGCATTAAGTATGCGCGCCTCTGACGAGTGGAGTTTTGCCGATACCGATTTGGTATTGAGGGTTGTTGCTTTTTGCTGGTGCAGCAATGAGTTGTATTTGGCCTGCAATTCTTCATATTTTGTTTGCTCCTCATCGTATTGATATTGAGGGATAACATCTTTTTTGAGTAGGTTTTTATACCGCTGAAGATTGTTTTCCTGATTATCCAACTGGGCTTTCAAGGCATTCATGTTGGCTACGGAAATATCCGTACTATTCTCTGCAATCTTGCGGTCAGACAACACAATTTCTTTTCCTGCCTTAGCATCTTCCAATTGGGCCTGTGCCTGTTCCAGCCGTATTTTGTATTCGCGGTCATCTATTACTACCAACGTATCCCCTTTTTTTACTTGCTGATGTTCTTCGAAGTTAATAGCTTTTATATATCCCGAAATGCGTGTATTGATTGGACTGATGTATTCTTCAACCTGTGCGTCATTGGTGTATTCTTTATCATACAAATGAAAATAGCGAGTTACCCCCCATCCCAAAGCGACCAGTATAATAACTAATGAAACTGTATTATAAAATATTCGTAAGCCCTTGGCTTGTTGTTTCTGTTTTAAGTGTTCTTTCATTGACATATTTGTGACCCCGTCTTAAAATTCTGATTCCCTATTTTCCCAATTCCCTGTAATTTTCATAAAGCTAAACCACTGATAAATAATGTCGACTTTGGCATTATTCATATCCAGTTCCGACGAAAGCAGCGCTGTTGCTGCATCAAGTACGTCGGTAATCGTCGAAAACTTATTTAAATATTTCTGCTCCACTACCTGGTAGTTATCCTGTGCCAGGGCAAAACTTTCTTCCAATGAATGATACTTGTCCCACGCATCATGAATTCGAATATAAGCTTGATGGCTCGCCATTTCTACCGACTGTTCAGTCCATTGTTGCTGGGTTTGTGCCATATTGTAGTCCATTTCTGATTTTTCAATATGTTTTTTTGCAGTATATAACGAGCCAATGTTATACTTTAACTTTAGCCCTACCTGAAAAA
Encoded proteins:
- a CDS encoding NAD(P)/FAD-dependent oxidoreductase; this translates as MKKRIIIIGGGFGGITAMHALKKQLGHEVEVILIDYRANTLNKPRLPDVAIKGESIEHARFLMKKAVKQDGYNLIQETVKKIDAKNQKVFLSEGGIEEYDYLILATGVEKHYSGIEGFTEFGYSVCDDVQAPRLYRRLQKFKGGPVFIGSMPYKSGTRIDAPKLLAPCEGPVGEVMFMLQEFLTKKGLVESSPITAFSPAKIFFEDVGDAVRNDVGAIMKKEGIGLMTGKIVSKIDEKRIYFEDGTSELCALPIILPQYKPYAFLEESGLTDDAGFIPTDKQMRHLDFNNIFAAGDATALSVPKLGHIAVIQAEIAAKTIAADLGKKVEIPAFDPAILCVMERSNLQATMIYSNVLYGGKRDETLNGMIAFMMKWGFDFYYNFTRGHMPPEFAEKRLVQYLSKK
- a CDS encoding peroxiredoxin; the encoded protein is MGCANGVKPRKKVVEINELLNQAQQEGKIMGSTMVRQEMPKFTMDAYDAKTGHFKEVSSDDYKGKWAVICFYPADFTFVCPTEIAAMNAKYDEFQKLNTEILAVSVDSKFSHKRFAETEPLLKGLKLTMGADSNQEVSRAFGVLVEEEGVALRGRFLFNPDGICVAQEVQADSVGRNVNEFLRQVQAWQHASKTGEVCPAGWRPGKKTLPVQTDAEKMAGHVGDYITIEEILS
- a CDS encoding ferritin-like domain-containing protein, with amino-acid sequence MGKQGIKISSVDVDELIKMLNAALSEEWLAYYQYWMGARLMEGPMRSEVEPELLLHADQELGHAVLVVNRIIQLGGTPVINPNEWTKLARCSYDEPSDPYIEVILEQNLKGERCAIQRYQEIADFTEGKDHSTYQMAVQVLNEELEHENDIEDWINDIARMKEEWKKIRM
- a CDS encoding HlyD family secretion protein, coding for MKEHLKQKQQAKGLRIFYNTVSLVIILVALGWGVTRYFHLYDKEYTNDAQVEEYISPINTRISGYIKAINFEEHQQVKKGDTLVVIDDREYKIRLEQAQAQLEDAKAGKEIVLSDRKIAENSTDISVANMNALKAQLDNQENNLQRYKNLLKKDVIPQYQYDEEQTKYEELQAKYNSLLHQQKATTLNTKSVSAKLHSSEARILNAQAQVDMARLNLSYCYITAPFDGIVGRRKITIGQLLQPGQLLVSIVQANSKWVTANYTESQIGHIYVGQLMRISVDAIKDVTFEGKVVAISGATGSKYSVVPVDNSTGNFIKVQQRIPVKIVFTDNNKQEYLNKIKAGMNVQLTAQH